A single window of Rubrobacter aplysinae DNA harbors:
- a CDS encoding hemolysin family protein, with the protein MKILASLLLVALNGLFVAAEFAFVRIRATQVDRMVREGRTSSNLVQTATSRLDQYLAVCQLGITISSLGIGALAEPAIAHLIEPIFESVGVPGALVHPAAIAIALLIASFFHVVFGELAPKTLAIQKAEGTSLFVAPFMRFFYYLLYPFTKVFNGTANAVTRAFGVPPAGEGEESHTEEEIRTLISQSTRQGFLEADESEMIGGVFELGDTTVREIMVPRPDVVSFSADTPLSELVTGAAAGNYTRYPIYEGETGDGIIGAVHVKDLLRSTAESVGDTNLEATPVEREIVREVLTVPENRRIDDILDDFQKREIQMAVVIDEWGSFEGIVTIEDILEEIVGEIRDEFDEEEPLLRKLSSGAYSVDGRIPIGVVNEALEASFESEDFDTIGGLVLGQLGRAPEEGDEVLVDGHLMRVDEVDGSRVSQLLVQEAEEEHGDHGKEPEPGVRRSQEPSEGHEGKNDSHDEKD; encoded by the coding sequence GTGAAGATACTCGCCTCCCTGCTCCTGGTGGCGCTCAACGGCCTGTTCGTCGCCGCGGAGTTTGCGTTCGTCAGGATACGGGCGACCCAGGTAGACCGCATGGTGAGAGAGGGCAGGACCTCGTCGAACCTGGTCCAGACGGCGACCAGCAGGCTGGATCAGTACCTCGCCGTCTGCCAGCTCGGGATCACGATCTCGTCCCTCGGTATCGGCGCTTTGGCGGAGCCCGCGATAGCCCATCTCATAGAGCCCATCTTCGAGAGCGTGGGCGTTCCGGGCGCGCTGGTCCATCCGGCCGCAATCGCCATCGCGCTCCTCATAGCCTCGTTCTTCCACGTGGTCTTCGGGGAGCTCGCGCCGAAGACGCTCGCGATCCAGAAGGCGGAGGGCACCTCGCTTTTCGTCGCGCCGTTCATGCGCTTTTTCTACTATCTGCTGTACCCGTTCACCAAGGTATTCAACGGCACGGCAAACGCCGTCACCCGGGCGTTCGGCGTGCCGCCGGCGGGCGAAGGCGAGGAGTCGCACACCGAAGAGGAGATCCGCACCCTGATAAGCCAGTCCACCCGGCAGGGATTCCTGGAGGCCGACGAGTCCGAGATGATCGGGGGCGTCTTCGAGCTCGGCGACACGACGGTGCGGGAGATCATGGTCCCCCGGCCGGACGTGGTCTCCTTCTCGGCTGATACGCCTCTTAGCGAGCTGGTCACGGGGGCAGCCGCGGGCAACTACACCCGCTACCCGATCTACGAGGGCGAGACCGGGGATGGGATCATCGGGGCGGTGCACGTCAAGGACCTCTTGCGGAGCACCGCGGAGTCGGTTGGAGACACGAACCTCGAAGCCACCCCGGTAGAGAGGGAGATCGTACGCGAGGTTCTTACCGTGCCCGAGAACCGCCGCATAGACGATATCCTGGACGACTTCCAGAAGCGGGAGATCCAGATGGCCGTGGTCATAGACGAGTGGGGCTCTTTCGAGGGGATCGTGACCATAGAGGACATCCTGGAAGAGATAGTAGGCGAGATCCGGGACGAGTTCGACGAGGAGGAGCCCCTGCTGCGCAAGCTCTCCAGCGGAGCCTACTCCGTGGACGGGCGAATCCCGATAGGCGTGGTAAACGAGGCCCTCGAAGCCTCATTCGAGAGCGAGGACTTCGACACCATAGGCGGCCTGGTTCTCGGCCAGTTAGGTCGCGCCCCCGAGGAGGGAGACGAGGTGCTCGTGGACGGACACCTGATGCGCGTGGACGAGGTGGACGGCTCCCGGGTCTCCCAGCTACTGGTGCAGGAGGCGGAGGAAGAGCACGGGGATCATGGAAAGGAGCCGGAGCCCGGCGTCCGGCGCTCCCAGGAGCCTTCCGAAGGGCACGAGGGGAAGAACGACTCCCACGACGAAAAGGATTAA
- a CDS encoding NUDIX hydrolase codes for MSDSVSPGNLGWELLSSEELHSTPYFRLRSDRLRLPDGAVKDPYYVLERPDAAIILAVTPDNEAVLVRQYRPPLRSEELGPPAGLVEAGEDPEKAARRELREETGHGGGEWEPLGAVASSPSLKDNWAYLYLARGVEPVGEEDPDEFERLVVETAPVRELEAMISRGEIVSSSGVAAIMLGLARMRGGPGEP; via the coding sequence TTGAGCGATTCCGTAAGCCCCGGGAACCTCGGCTGGGAGCTTCTCTCCTCCGAGGAGCTCCATAGTACCCCGTACTTCAGGCTCCGCTCGGACAGGCTGCGGCTGCCGGACGGAGCTGTAAAAGACCCTTACTACGTCCTCGAACGCCCGGACGCGGCGATAATCCTGGCCGTTACGCCCGATAACGAGGCGGTGCTCGTGCGCCAGTACCGCCCCCCGCTCCGGAGCGAGGAACTCGGGCCGCCGGCCGGGCTCGTGGAGGCCGGGGAGGACCCGGAGAAGGCGGCGCGGCGTGAGCTCAGGGAGGAGACGGGCCACGGCGGCGGCGAGTGGGAGCCGCTAGGAGCCGTGGCGTCCTCGCCGAGCCTGAAAGATAACTGGGCCTACCTGTACCTCGCCCGGGGCGTCGAGCCCGTGGGGGAGGAGGACCCGGACGAGTTCGAACGCCTCGTGGTCGAGACCGCGCCGGTCAGGGAGCTCGAAGCCATGATCTCCCGCGGCGAGATAGTCAGCTCCAGCGGGGTGGCGGCCATAATGCTGGGCCTGGCGAGGATGCGAGGGGGACCGGGAGAGCCTTGA
- a CDS encoding GNAT family N-acetyltransferase, with translation MRVREATLDDLPGIVGIYNSTVPGRVATADTEPVSVETRRGWFLDRDARRPVWVAEPGTEAACGAPAGWIALGDFHPRPAYHATAEVAVYIAEEWRGAGVGRLLVGEAVRHGRGLGIRTLIAGIFAHNEASLGLFQSFGFSRWAHMPRVAEMDGVERDLVYLGLRLAG, from the coding sequence ATGCGCGTTCGCGAAGCCACCCTGGACGACCTGCCGGGGATAGTCGGAATTTACAACTCCACCGTCCCTGGCCGCGTTGCCACGGCGGATACCGAGCCCGTGTCCGTCGAGACCCGCCGGGGCTGGTTTCTTGACCGGGACGCGCGCCGACCGGTGTGGGTTGCCGAGCCCGGAACGGAGGCCGCCTGCGGCGCACCGGCGGGCTGGATCGCCCTGGGGGACTTCCATCCCAGGCCCGCATATCACGCCACCGCCGAGGTCGCGGTGTACATAGCGGAGGAGTGGCGCGGGGCGGGCGTCGGACGGTTGCTGGTAGGCGAGGCGGTGCGCCACGGCCGGGGGCTCGGGATACGGACCCTGATCGCCGGCATCTTCGCCCACAACGAGGCGAGCCTCGGGCTCTTCCAGAGCTTCGGGTTCTCCCGCTGGGCCCACATGCCCCGTGTCGCGGAGATGGACGGGGTGGAGCGCGATCTCGTCTACCTCGGGCTCCGGTTGGCCGGCTAG
- a CDS encoding PleD family two-component system response regulator: protein MTQEAQDAREKRETHGIMAAVEDLMFKSKISETAATLGVEASFPRSPEKLLDAARAAPPNLLILDLASSRFEPLELLRTLGSDETLSGVPTVGFLPHVEKDLARAAKEAGCGKIMARSAFTRDLPKVVSGEKV from the coding sequence TTGACCCAGGAAGCTCAGGATGCACGGGAAAAGCGAGAGACTCACGGGATCATGGCCGCGGTAGAGGATCTCATGTTCAAGAGCAAGATCTCCGAGACCGCCGCCACGCTCGGGGTCGAGGCATCCTTTCCGCGCAGCCCGGAGAAGCTCCTGGACGCCGCCCGCGCCGCACCGCCGAACCTCCTAATACTGGACCTCGCCTCCTCCCGTTTCGAGCCGCTGGAGCTACTGCGCACCCTCGGCTCCGACGAGACTCTGTCCGGAGTGCCGACGGTGGGATTTCTGCCCCACGTCGAGAAGGATCTCGCCCGCGCCGCGAAAGAGGCGGGCTGCGGCAAGATCATGGCCCGCAGCGCCTTCACCAGGGACCTGCCGAAGGTGGTCTCCGGGGAGAAGGTTTGA
- a CDS encoding SGNH/GDSL hydrolase family protein: MSCSGEEPLGYASLGDSLAAGVGSSAPSQTSYSALYREALEERTGREVGYRQLGLSGETAESFIGRYPEGDSQLRRAESFLQRYPGSRVTLSLGGNDLLRARDASDRRRREAISEYGEDLGFILETLGGASSPPPEITVLTLYNPAPGGFTDRWTGEMNEEIRATARANGASVAEGGRLFRGHTEEYLRRYEGGERDIHPNDAGYAALARSLLRAGAPKRETPRPRPGVE; this comes from the coding sequence GTGTCCTGCTCCGGAGAAGAGCCCCTGGGATATGCCTCTCTCGGAGATTCGCTAGCCGCCGGCGTAGGCTCGTCCGCCCCCTCGCAGACGAGCTACTCGGCACTGTACCGGGAGGCCCTCGAGGAGCGTACCGGCCGGGAGGTCGGGTACCGCCAGCTCGGGCTCTCGGGCGAGACGGCGGAGAGCTTTATCGGGAGATACCCCGAGGGAGACTCGCAGCTCCGGCGGGCCGAGAGCTTTCTGCAGCGTTACCCGGGCTCCCGGGTAACGCTCTCGCTCGGGGGCAACGACCTCCTACGGGCCCGGGACGCCTCCGACCGGCGACGACGGGAGGCTATCTCGGAGTATGGCGAGGACCTGGGCTTTATCCTGGAGACACTGGGCGGGGCCTCCAGCCCGCCGCCCGAGATAACCGTGCTCACCCTGTACAACCCCGCTCCCGGAGGCTTCACGGATCGCTGGACCGGAGAGATGAACGAGGAGATCCGGGCCACCGCCCGCGCCAACGGGGCCTCGGTCGCAGAGGGCGGCCGCCTCTTTCGGGGCCACACGGAGGAGTACCTACGCCGCTACGAGGGCGGCGAGCGGGACATTCACCCCAACGACGCGGGCTACGCCGCCCTGGCCCGGTCTCTGCTGCGGGCCGGGGCCCCCAAGCGCGAGACGCCGAGACCACGGCCGGGAGTTGAATGA
- the secG gene encoding preprotein translocase subunit SecG has protein sequence MIYVLAFIHTIFCVALIGAILLHSGKGGGLSSSIGGGMGSTFSGTTVMEKNLTRLTLIVVGLFSLTTVALIFLG, from the coding sequence ATGATCTATGTACTGGCTTTCATCCACACCATATTCTGTGTCGCACTCATCGGGGCGATACTGCTCCACTCCGGCAAGGGTGGCGGGCTCTCATCCTCGATAGGCGGCGGCATGGGAAGTACCTTCTCCGGCACCACGGTAATGGAGAAAAACCTTACCCGCCTGACCCTCATAGTGGTCGGCCTTTTCTCCCTGACCACCGTGGCCCTGATCTTCCTGGGTTAG
- the tpiA gene encoding triose-phosphate isomerase codes for MATTRRPMMAANWKMNKTVVEAEQYMAALLPRVAGAEGVDVAVYAPFTSLPAVARMAEDSEVIPGAQNFYHEDSGAFTGEISAPMLLDLGIGSVVVGHSERREIFEESDDLVARKTGRALEAGLIPVVCVGETKEERDSGKMWGKVSGQVRAVVEGLGDVSAESLVFAYEPIWAIGTGDTATPDDAQDASDKIRNLLKELKGEDFASGVRILYGGSVKPENVGEIMSKPDVDGGLVGGASLKADSFIALVEEAQNHAS; via the coding sequence ATGGCGACGACGCGACGCCCGATGATGGCCGCGAACTGGAAGATGAACAAGACGGTAGTCGAAGCCGAGCAGTACATGGCCGCCCTGCTGCCCCGCGTCGCCGGGGCCGAGGGGGTAGACGTTGCGGTGTACGCGCCGTTTACCAGCCTGCCGGCCGTCGCCCGCATGGCCGAGGACTCGGAGGTGATCCCCGGAGCCCAGAACTTCTATCACGAGGATTCCGGGGCGTTTACCGGCGAGATCTCCGCGCCGATGCTCCTGGACCTCGGCATCGGCTCGGTGGTCGTGGGTCACTCCGAGCGGCGCGAGATCTTCGAGGAGTCCGACGACCTCGTGGCCCGCAAGACCGGCCGGGCGCTGGAGGCCGGCCTCATACCCGTCGTCTGCGTCGGGGAGACCAAGGAGGAGCGCGACTCCGGCAAGATGTGGGGCAAGGTCTCCGGTCAGGTGCGGGCCGTCGTGGAGGGCCTGGGCGACGTATCCGCGGAGAGCCTGGTCTTCGCCTACGAGCCCATCTGGGCTATCGGCACCGGCGACACCGCCACCCCCGACGACGCCCAGGACGCCTCGGATAAGATCCGGAACCTCCTCAAGGAGCTCAAGGGCGAGGACTTCGCGAGCGGCGTGCGCATCCTGTACGGCGGCTCCGTGAAGCCCGAGAACGTGGGTGAGATCATGTCCAAGCCCGACGTGGACGGCGGCCTCGTGGGCGGCGCGAGCCTGAAGGCGGACTCGTTTATCGCGCTGGTCGAGGAGGCCCAGAACCACGCCTCCTAG
- a CDS encoding NUDIX hydrolase has protein sequence MVDVLHPSGESAGWTVRKSEAHRRGLYHRCFHCWIVSPGAGAAGPHLFVQRRAAQKENWPGRLDTTAAGHLSAGESGLDGLREVEEELGISPEPDRLVPLGSRRVEQDIPLGTDRELHEVFLLIESLEPGDVRLQKEEVEALLKLRLADVELLYSGGEIMAEEWAAGGAVRRTPVTLEEFVPNDDRYPLMVARAAAARLAGEDPGEVFRVS, from the coding sequence ATGGTCGACGTGCTCCATCCCTCCGGCGAGTCTGCCGGGTGGACCGTACGGAAGAGCGAGGCCCACCGCCGGGGCCTCTACCACCGGTGCTTCCACTGCTGGATCGTCTCGCCCGGAGCCGGCGCAGCGGGGCCGCATCTCTTCGTCCAGCGCCGGGCGGCGCAGAAAGAGAACTGGCCCGGCAGGCTCGACACGACCGCCGCCGGACATCTGTCGGCCGGGGAGTCCGGTCTCGACGGCCTGCGCGAGGTCGAGGAAGAGCTTGGTATCTCGCCGGAGCCGGATCGCCTCGTGCCGCTGGGCTCCAGGCGGGTCGAGCAGGATATACCCCTCGGCACCGACCGCGAGCTGCACGAGGTATTCCTCCTCATAGAGAGCCTGGAGCCCGGGGACGTGCGGCTCCAGAAGGAGGAGGTGGAGGCGCTGCTGAAGCTGCGGCTGGCGGACGTCGAGCTTCTCTACAGCGGCGGGGAGATAATGGCCGAGGAGTGGGCCGCCGGAGGCGCGGTCCGGCGGACTCCGGTAACGCTGGAGGAGTTCGTACCAAACGACGACCGCTACCCGCTAATGGTCGCCCGGGCAGCGGCGGCGCGCCTCGCGGGGGAGGATCCGGGAGAGGTCTTCCGGGTCTCGTAG
- the ppgK gene encoding polyphosphate--glucose phosphotransferase, whose protein sequence is MQVFGLDVGGSGIKGAPVDTQTGELLDERARVGTPDPATPEGIVEAAAEVVSRFGWNGPVGCGFPAVMKGGVAHTAANIDEQAVGFDFGGALEEALGCRVGLVNDADAAGLAEARWGAARDNNGLVLVLTVGTGIGTALISDGTLVPNTELGHIELGGRDAESYAADAARKRENLGWKEFAGRFNEYLGAMERLFWPDLIVIGGGASKKDEKFLRRLEARADIVPAEMLNTAGLAGAALAAADNIGAPA, encoded by the coding sequence ATGCAGGTTTTCGGACTCGATGTCGGCGGCTCCGGGATAAAAGGGGCCCCGGTGGACACGCAGACGGGGGAGCTCCTGGACGAGCGGGCGCGGGTGGGCACGCCGGACCCGGCGACCCCGGAGGGCATAGTAGAGGCCGCCGCCGAGGTAGTCTCCCGCTTCGGCTGGAACGGGCCGGTTGGCTGCGGATTCCCGGCGGTAATGAAAGGCGGCGTGGCCCACACCGCCGCGAACATAGACGAGCAGGCGGTGGGCTTCGACTTCGGGGGCGCGCTGGAAGAGGCGCTGGGGTGCAGGGTGGGTCTCGTAAACGACGCCGACGCCGCCGGTCTGGCCGAGGCACGCTGGGGGGCCGCCCGGGACAACAACGGCCTGGTCCTCGTGCTCACCGTCGGCACCGGCATCGGGACGGCCCTGATCTCGGACGGCACCCTGGTCCCGAATACCGAGCTCGGCCACATAGAGCTCGGGGGCCGGGACGCCGAGAGCTACGCCGCCGACGCCGCCCGTAAGCGGGAGAACCTCGGCTGGAAAGAGTTCGCCGGACGCTTCAACGAGTACCTCGGAGCCATGGAGCGGCTCTTCTGGCCGGACCTCATAGTGATCGGCGGCGGGGCCAGCAAAAAGGACGAGAAGTTCTTGCGGCGCCTCGAAGCCCGGGCCGATATCGTACCGGCCGAGATGCTCAACACCGCCGGTCTCGCCGGGGCGGCCCTGGCCGCCGCCGACAACATCGGGGCCCCCGCGTAG
- a CDS encoding ABC transporter ATP-binding protein translates to MGRTRGIFASFAPFLRPRKKGLLASLALLLLETASSLAQPWPLAIAINSVVPDSAPPPQWLPEFARRPEMILALAAFLLISITVASRGISAFRRYYLTRLGQETVFDMRDALYRKVHDLGLDYHGGRRTGDTITRVTSDVKEVRTLLIDSLVEVGSSLLVLVGMLVVMLWMSPTLTGLALLTVPGLFIAVRLYRRSLVERMRVVRTREGAITSVMQESITGIRAVKMFGREEHELDRFRTESRESLRASVDSSRIEAKFSIVLGLVGGLGTALVLYFGARLVLAGELSPGELTVAFTYLGLFLAPLWALSRQMNQIGTSLVSGERIVDLLDAEPSIVERPDAVPARNLAGRVAFEDVRFAYEDPYAGDGRAGGDAAEGMKDGREATETEEVLRGISFEAEPGSRVALVGVSGAGKTTVTSLMARLHDPTSGRVTLDGRDVREYTLKSLRDSVAFLPQEPMLFRGTVAENIAYGHPGATREEIERAGALSGAETFVREMPEGYDTLLSERGESLSGGQRQRVSIARAMLRDAPVLILDEPEAGLDAEAAEAVEDSWRTLTGGRTSFIIAHELRLVRGVDRILVLEDGLIAESGTHESLISAGGLYARLYSLQEERNPV, encoded by the coding sequence TTGGGCCGTACCAGGGGCATATTCGCGAGCTTTGCGCCGTTTTTGAGGCCTCGCAAGAAGGGTCTGTTAGCCTCGCTCGCGTTGCTCTTGCTGGAGACGGCGTCGAGCCTGGCCCAGCCCTGGCCGCTGGCGATAGCGATCAACTCCGTCGTCCCGGATTCCGCCCCTCCTCCACAATGGCTGCCGGAGTTCGCCCGGCGGCCGGAAATGATACTCGCGCTCGCGGCGTTTCTCCTGATCTCCATAACCGTGGCGAGCCGGGGCATATCCGCCTTCCGCCGCTACTATCTGACCCGTCTCGGACAGGAGACGGTCTTCGACATGCGCGACGCGCTGTACCGTAAGGTCCACGACCTCGGCCTCGACTACCACGGCGGACGCCGCACGGGGGACACCATCACCCGCGTCACCAGCGACGTCAAGGAGGTCCGCACGCTGCTCATAGACTCCCTGGTCGAGGTTGGATCGTCCCTGCTCGTGCTCGTGGGGATGTTGGTCGTGATGCTGTGGATGAGCCCGACGCTGACCGGGCTCGCGCTCTTGACCGTGCCGGGGTTGTTTATCGCCGTGAGGCTTTACCGGCGCTCGCTCGTGGAGCGGATGCGGGTCGTGCGCACGCGGGAGGGCGCCATAACCTCCGTGATGCAGGAGTCCATCACCGGCATCCGGGCCGTGAAGATGTTCGGTCGCGAGGAGCACGAGCTGGACCGCTTCCGCACCGAGAGCCGAGAGTCTCTTAGGGCCAGCGTGGACTCCTCCCGCATCGAGGCGAAGTTCAGCATAGTCCTCGGGCTCGTCGGCGGGCTCGGGACCGCGCTGGTGCTGTACTTCGGGGCCCGGCTGGTGCTCGCCGGAGAGCTCTCGCCCGGCGAGCTGACCGTAGCGTTTACCTATCTCGGGCTCTTCCTCGCCCCGCTGTGGGCCCTCTCGCGGCAGATGAACCAGATCGGCACCTCCCTCGTCTCCGGCGAGCGCATCGTGGACCTTCTCGACGCCGAGCCCTCCATAGTCGAGCGTCCGGACGCCGTGCCCGCCCGCAACCTCGCGGGCCGCGTCGCCTTCGAGGACGTCCGCTTCGCTTACGAGGACCCCTACGCCGGGGACGGCCGGGCCGGGGGAGACGCCGCCGAGGGGATGAAGGATGGGAGGGAAGCTACAGAGACCGAGGAGGTGCTGCGTGGGATCTCGTTCGAGGCCGAGCCCGGCAGCCGCGTCGCGCTCGTGGGGGTGAGCGGCGCGGGAAAGACCACCGTGACCAGCCTCATGGCCCGGCTGCACGACCCTACCTCCGGCCGGGTGACGCTGGACGGCCGCGACGTCCGGGAGTACACGCTGAAGTCCCTCAGGGACTCGGTCGCGTTCCTGCCCCAGGAGCCGATGCTCTTCCGCGGCACGGTCGCCGAGAACATAGCCTACGGACACCCCGGAGCCACCAGGGAGGAGATCGAACGCGCCGGAGCCCTGTCCGGGGCGGAGACTTTCGTGCGGGAGATGCCCGAAGGCTACGACACGCTCCTGTCGGAGCGCGGCGAGAGCCTCTCCGGCGGCCAGCGCCAGCGCGTCTCCATCGCCCGCGCCATGCTCCGCGACGCACCGGTCCTCATACTCGACGAGCCGGAGGCCGGTCTAGACGCCGAGGCCGCCGAGGCGGTCGAGGATAGCTGGCGCACCCTGACCGGAGGCCGCACCTCGTTCATTATCGCTCACGAGCTCAGGCTGGTGCGCGGCGTGGACCGCATCCTGGTGCTCGAGGATGGCCTGATCGCCGAGAGCGGCACGCACGAGAGCCTGATATCCGCCGGCGGACTCTACGCCCGCCTCTACTCCCTGCAGGAGGAGCGGAACCCAGTATAG